The Prionailurus bengalensis isolate Pbe53 chromosome A3, Fcat_Pben_1.1_paternal_pri, whole genome shotgun sequence genome includes a window with the following:
- the SOX18 gene encoding transcription factor SOX-18: MQRSPPGYGAQDDPPARRDCAWAPGPGAAAEPRGLPAAPAALAAPAAPASPPSPQRSPTRSPEPGRYGLSPAGRGERQAADESRIRRPMNAFMVWAKDERKRLAQQNPDLHNAVLSKMLGKAWKELSAAEKRPFVEEAERLRVQHLRDHPNYKYRPRRKKQARKARRLEPGLLLPGLAPPPPPPPPPPPPPPEPFSAAPGAARAFRELPPLGAEFDGLGLPTPERSPLDGLEPGEAAFFPPPAAPEDCALRAFRAPYAPAELPRDPGGGYGAPAAEALRTAPAPAAPLAGLYYGALAAPAAGPFPGPLSPPPEAPPPEGAETLGPSADLWADVDLTEFDQYLNCGRTRPDAAGLPYHVALAKLGPRAMSCPEESSLIAALSDASSAVYYSACISG, from the exons ATGCAGAGATCGCCGCCCGGCTACGGCGCACAGGACGACCCGCCAGCCCGCCGCGACTGTGCATGGGCCCCGGGACCCGGGGCCGCCGCTGAGCCGCGcggcctccccgccgcccccgccgccctcgCCGCGCCCGCCGCTCCCGCCTCGCCGCCCAGCCCGCAGCGCAGCCCGACGCGAAGCCCCGAGCCGGGGCGCTATGGCCTCAGCCCGGCCGGCCGCGGGGAGCGCCAGGCTGCCGACGAGTCGCGCATCCGGCGGCCCATGAACGCCTTCATGGTGTGGGCGAAGGACGAGCGCAAGCGGCTGGCGCAGCAGAACCCGGACCTCCACAACGCGGTGCTCAGCAAGATGCTGG GCAAGGCGTGGAAGGAGCTGAGCGCGGCGGAGAAGCGGCCCTTCGTGGAGGAGGCGGAGCGGCTGCGCGTGCAGCACCTGCGGGACCACCCCAACTACAAGTATCGGCCGCGCCGCAAGAAGCAGGCGCGCAAGGCCCGGCGGCTGGAGCCCGGCCTCCTGCTCCCGGGCCTGGCGCCCccccctccgccgccgccgccgccgccgccgccgccccccgaGCCCTTCTCCGCGGCGCCCGGCGCGGCCCGTGCCTTCCGCGAGCTGCCCCCGCTGGGCGCCGAGTTCGACGGCCTGGGGCTGCCCACGCCCGAGCGCTCGCCGCTGGACGGCCTGGAGCCCGGCGAGGCCGCCTTCTTCCCGCCGCCCGCGGCGCCCGAGGACTGCGCGCTCCGAGCCTTCCGCGCGCCCTACGCGCCCGCCGAGCTGCCCCGGGACCCCGGCGGCGGCTACGGGGCGCCCGCGGCCGAGGCGCTCAGGACCGCGCCCGCTCCCGCCGCGCCGCTCGCCGGCCTCTACTACGGCGCCCTGGCCGCGCCCGCAGCCGGCCCGTTCCCCGGCCCGCTGTCGCCGCCCCCCGAGGCCCCCCCGCCCGAGGGCGCCGAGACGCTGGGGCCCAGCGCCGACCTGTGGGCCGACGTGGACCTCACCGAGTTCGACCAGTACCTCAACTGCGGCCGGACTCGGCCCGACGCCGCCGGGCTCCCGTACCACGTGGCGCTGGCCAAGCTGGGCCCGCGCGCCATGTCCTGCCCCGAGGAGAGCAGCCTGATCGCCGCGCTGTCCGACGCCAGCAGCGCCGTCTACTACAGCGCCTGCATCTCGGGTTga
- the CA3H20orf204 gene encoding uncharacterized protein C20orf204 homolog, translating to MVPPKPALWALLLALLGLAPGQAGLRTCSIPDVLRHYRVVIFEDLQAAVRQVGPGSRHPHFIQKNLTGAAVLGWRDRDRVGASCGAQKEHDILLSIASLGRTLRRAVARGHRRGALEKAAWTVALRTEAVMRRHCWMMRQRRRSRWPKRHPPPSRRSRSHSRRRLLLRVLDTVATCWEKLFALRAAASEDS from the exons ATG GTGCCTCCCAAGCCTGCACTCTGGGCGCTCCTGCTGGCTCTGCTGGGGCTCGCACCGGGTCAGGCAGGGCTCCGCACCTGCAGCATCCCTGACGTGCTCCGCCACTACCGTGTGGTCATCTTTGAGGACCTGCAGGCTGCTGTGAGGCAGGTCGGGCCAGGCTCCCGACACCCCCATTTCATCCAGAAAAACCTGACTGGAGCTGCAGTCCTCGGATGGCGGGATCGGGATCGGGTGGGAGCTTCCTGCGGTGCCCAGAAG gaGCACGATATCCTGCTGTCCATTGCGTCCCTGGGTCGGACCCTGCGCAGGGCAGTGGCCCGGGGCCACCGCCGCGGGGCACTGGAGAAAGCCGCGTGGACTGTAGCCCTGCGCACCGAAGCAGTGATGCGGCGCCACTGCTGGATGATGCGCCAG CGGAGGAGGAGCCGGTGGCCCAAGAGGCACCCTCCTCCGAGTCGCCGCAGCCGCAGCCACAGCCGGAGGCGGCTCCTCCTGCGTGTCCTGGACACCGTCGCCACCTGCTGGGAGAAGCTCTTCGCGCTGCGTGCAGCAGCCTCCGAGGACTCCTAG